gaagagaaagacagaaatagaatttccttttaaaatgtactccaataatctcaaatcaaatttttcttttcttttcttttttcagtggttgataatgatcagaaattgtttcttgagcagtaaatcagcatatcaaaatgatctctgaaggataatgtgacatggctttgatcacagaaataagttacatttaacactgttttatatattctgttttctttctttctttctttctttctttcctttctttctttatctttctttcttttttttaatgaaatgaaacaaatgcTAGGTTATGGTCATTCATTCAAGGAGATGCTTCATGCAGTAAGCTAGAAATCACTTTGTTGTACAGAACAACAAGACTGTTGcagctttgtgtgtttgtgtgcattgtgAAACAGGGCTTACACTTTACCTAACAAGCCTGAACAACATCCATTCCTCTGCTGCAGGCTTAACATGCTGATCCGGTACATGAAGAGAGGAAATCAGATTAAAAAGATTACTACACTCTGATTTATGGCTTAATCAATAATTTAGCATTTCTGTTGGCTTGTGATCAAACAGGATTTTCACACATCATAACAGGAAATTCATTTTCAGTCAGACAATGCATGTGGCCTTGTTcagagaatgaatgaatgtatatatatatatatatatatatataaacagcaaaATATGCATAACGTGTTTTTGTTCtatgaataaaatatagttttatttaactcatttttattatatttcagttatacatatataaacagttgtttttttttggaaattcttgCTTGGAAAAAGTTAAGAGGTCAAACAGTTTGTGCTGCTGTATGTAGGCCTATTCCTTTGTTGTGCAATCTTTATGAAATCATATAAGCTAAACACACAAGCTAATTCAAGCAAAACTTCCATAAACACTCTAATAAGGTTATTCATATACTATATTTGATAGCTTGTTACCATAAACATCCatgcacttattttattttattttttccacaaagTGGTTGGCAGCAAATGTAACTGTGTATAAATATTAACATGTAAACAAAACCTGTCAAGTTAGACTTTGATCTAAAGCCCTGCGTGTTACAATCTTTatctgaacacatgaacaacaaaactacagtaCCACCAGCCACACAATCAAGTATAACGTTTAGAGACAACTTTAGAGACCAGTTTAGAGAAACTAGTTCAAATGGAATAAAATGAAACTCTCCATAGTCAAGGATTTGATAATATTATAATGGTCACTATGAGGTCACAATTGTAATTGCTTTATTAGCTCTTTTTGCCCTTTCCAGTATAAGGTAGTCAGCCTCATTTGAGTCTTctcaatttacaataaaataaataataaacataataaacaaacaaatgaaaaacgaaaaaaaagagagaaaattttaattatttacagtgACTTCTGGGAATCTCCTTTTACTATTTTACACCATAAATTATGAGACGGTCTGTATTTCTACAAAACAATATTTCATTGcattgcaaaatattataaaatataataaaatatggatTTTCTCAATAGATGTTAAGGCCATGCTTTTACACTATCCATACATACAGTATGTCACCCTTAAGTAAAAGAATaacattgataattattattattatttgttttttagaaaaatcatgttaaaatgtgaaaatcaaataTAATCATCAGGCTTATGAGgaactttttttcatatttgttcattATCTTGTATTGCATTAAATTATATGTTTTGCCTTCCACAATAAATACTACAGAGCTAAGAACAATAAAAGCCTGTTGTATCAAATacgattatatttttttctgacaatTAATTCTCATGTCGCTTTACagagttacagtttttctcagtcactttggtgcatttctcaaatcagaaatgaaattctcaaaactatttgtccaacctccacatcatctagtcatttatacacatcataaaacaagttgcgattgcttatgtacattcatgcaattgattatgcacatttatccACGGTTTCCTACATTATTGCTAATGTCGTGTTGCTCAGaatttattatatagttttttgtgcaatagtcttactcctcaaaacatctagtcttcgggtcatcgtataagtcattaattgcaaaatggttaatctagttgtcataaactgccaagcacactttttatttttttgtcaattttgcaTGAATTGTGCAATTTAATCTTtactaatgttaataatgttaattaattgattaattaatgctaatgttaatgttgttcctctagctcaactggtagagtaTTGCGTTAGCAAGTGCAAAGTTGGGGTTTTGATTcctcgggaacacatgataggtaaaaaaaaaagtcgctTTCaatttactaatgaagagaatgtagatgataaaccaatgataaaccatttctctgaaatagctcaaaggttcatctcatgaatcttcagttggaaagcttatactgtatagacagaggacaacacaagagttacaataAGTCCAAGAGTTAAAATGTACATACTTTCATCTTcgtgcccatatttctttttcctttttatatcacaatgacattgtaaagttttattattattattattatttgggtcagaccactagtaaaagtgtaactgggaattctatccagtctctttcaatcaatatcccacatacagtaatgtgtaaatctgtacttttgaaatggatacaTACATAatcatatggcatactgttcaatacagtaactgccATCTAAAATGTtcccatagtttacatcagaacatccctgcAGAGTACATACTTATATGAGAGcataagcaatttgactgtcttatccgtacactatgacacaaggacttgtcattccgatgacactgacatgttcattgacacagatatttatttttgagagatgaactaaggattttgagcaagagactggcttttgcatgtaatccattgtgttttgctatttgtacgagttgttttgagaaatggacTTACTGTTTTGCAAGCTCAAGGATGACTCGAGAAATGTACCGAAGCGACTGAGAAAACCTGTAGGCCTAATATGTTTTCACTAGCATGTCTGCTAGCTCTCTTTCTGTTAGGACGACTAgcagttttaaagcatgtggcACCCTCTTGTGGTCAAACGGCTTCACAGCCACTGAAGACTGAAGCTTCTCAGAAGGATATCTACAGTATCAGTCTCAGACATACAGTCACTAAAAGATCCATTCAGAATTGTATTACAGTGAAATTATGATTGTAGTTTATCTGCCTGATACACATGTCAGTGTTAGAGGCTAATGTAGTTTGATGGCCAGTATTAGGTTCTTCAGGCTGGGATCTCCATGAGGAACTTGAGAAGTCTCCCTGTCCTCTCCAACACTAGGTAAGCCTCCCTGATCTCTGTGAAACGGAGGGCGTAGACCACAGGGTTCACCGCTGAGTTGGCATGAGAGAGgagtatgaaataaaattaaaccgaTGTGGGGGACGCTTCCTTGAGGACCCGCTGAAAGTAGTACACAGTTCATGAGATGCAGAGGCATCCAACATGCTGCAAACAACAGGAGAACCAGAGCCAGAGAACATGCCAGCCTCTTCTCCTTGATAAGAAAAGCCCTTAATTTAGATTCAGCAGGTGCTGAAATCTGGTCTTGCCTCCGGAGGCATTTGTGCAGACTGTAGAAAACAAGAGCGTAAAGAAGAATCATGGCTGCCAACGGGAGTAGGATGTAGCCTAAGTAGTTGAAGTAGACCACATAGGGCAGAGAGATGACAGCTGAGAAGGTGCAGTTGATATGAGAAGAGTTAAGAGAGGACTGGGGATCGCTATTATGCCAACCAAAGAAAGATGTCAAGATATCATCCAACACAGGAGCGCTTCAGTCCAGGAGCGCTGCGGCGGTGATCTCTTTAAACCTGCAATCACAGAGCATGTTAACTGTTGGGTAATTGGTCGGCTGAACCTACCTTTGTCAAAAAGAAGTAACacagtttacagtttttctcagtcactttggtgcatatctgaaatcagaaatgaaattctcaaaactacttatACAACCTcaacatcatctagtcatttatacacatcataaaaccagtttcttatTATcaggcttttgtacattcatgcaattgattatgcacatttatctgcagttccctacattatcagttgctaatgtcatgttgctcaaaatgtattatatagttttctgtgcaatagtctcatccctcaaaacatctagtctttagttcattgTATAATTCATTAAATGCAAGATGGTTAGtatagttgtcataaactgccaagcacacaatttttatttttgcacattaaTATTAGACTtcttgtcaatttggcatgaatagaatgtagatgataaaccaatgataaaccatttctctgaaatagctcaaaggttcttctcatgaatcttcagttggaaagcttatactgtatagacggtttcaacagcatcaacataaacaaacgttattGCGCGtgcgcgcttttgtggacctaacttaacttccagtAGACtctaaatagaatcaataacaacagcaagtccctctagagtagatattttttgataacaaaaaaaatatgtttgctgcgtggatcaggcggacttaatgaatatgcaaattcattctttgcagcaggagatgttttaaagcatagacataaagcgccagaaatagaggtttccccagtaacagctgtaaacaaagcagagctacgctcacactctgctttatcacgcatataacatgcaagtcttccttcagaaatacagcgatataaaaacacctgtgcctcgttttgatatttaaacatataaatgtaaggaattattattaaacatgcagtacgtaatgtaacgttacgttactcatgtttatttaacgaagcctttttgaaaatcaatcagttttaaaattgtggcgagtctccaaaaataaataaatgtatgggaaacacatcccgcagcacaaccacctgaacccaacttcagtctactcatcaccttggctttaactgcgtttgtagatggcaccgcagccagaccgatatacacaacacagaccggaagttaacttaggtccaggcgcgtgcgaccgatgaaaccgtctatagacagaggacaacacaagaggtACAATAAGTCCAAGAGTTCAAATGGACATACTTTCATCTTCGTgcccatatttatttttccttttctacatcacaatgacattgtaaaggttttttattattattattatttgggtcAGAACACTAGTAAttaagtgtaactgggaattttatccagtctctttcaatcaatatcccacatacagtaattaGTAAAATtctgtacttttgaaatggatacaTACATAatcatatggcatactgttcaatacagtaactgtcatctaAAATGTtcccatagtttacatcagaacattcCTCCAGAGTACATACTTATATTGACAGCAtaactaagcaatttgactgtcttatccgtaaactatgacacaaggacttgtcctTCTGATgacactgacatgttcattgacacagatatttatttttgagagatgaacgaaggattttgagtaagagactggcttttgcatgtaatccattgtgttttgctatttgtacgagttgttttgagaaatggacttactgttttgcaatctcaaggatgatttgagaaatgtaccGAAGCGACTGAGAAAATtctgtaaaggggtaattaatatatgcaaataatatacactaaaaaacgctgggtttcAGACCGTTGCATAGGAcattgggttgttttaacccaagtttgggtttgGAAATTGGTCTCGATTTTAACCCAGCGGCGCTGGATAGAGCACGCGGACATggaggagagcacgcacgtcacgttaagatcgtacgtctccagtgcgagcagctgCCATTTTCTTAGTGTGAAAGAAGCGAGAAGCAAGTGAAAGACATTAAGTaaagattcaaaatgtaaagttatcgtTTATTGTTTACTTGGTTTTaagaaaggcggaaacaaaggagttTAACATTATTTAGAAAAATACGTGGACGCAGTTTTCGCCTCAGAATTGGAGGTCTTAACGGCCTCCTTTAAATTTACTGAACAGAAGAGGTCAATTTTAATATAACGTCCATGAATTTCTTATATACCTAGTGTCTCAATATCTGCACTTTTTGAGCTGTTCATAGACGGCTATGGTTACGGTAACAATCATgttaatttatcttatttttcgTGGTTAAGCTCCGCCACCACCGGAGAAAAAGCCGAAGTGTAGGGCGTATCGGTAGGAATGGAGTGACAAGTTCCCATGGCTAAGATGTGAGGTAGTTGATGGTAACGAAAAAAATTATGTTCGCACTGCAAAAAGGCAGAATGCCTGCTCTCATTGAGCATAGCCAGAGCAAGGACCATGTTGCGGCAAACAATTTATTGCCACAGCAGGTTGCGATGAAAGGCCACTGTGACAAGGCCACGGAAACTTCTAAGAAAAAACTATGCTCTCAGCTCAAAATTGTATTCCACATGGCAAAACATGATCTCCCATTTAACCATTTTGTAGCACAGACTGAGCTACTGCAAGCTCACGAGGCTCCAGATTTTGTCACCACCGATGGCATTTATTGCCACAGCGACTCTGTGGATAATATGGAAAAGGCATTAGAACACATCGTGGTGGAACAGAGCCgtgaaaaactgaaaaacagtGACTTCATTGGAATAATAATTGATGAAACTGTAAATATCACTGCGAACAAAAAGTGAATCATATATCTAAAGATGGAAATAAAAGGAAAGGTGGAGACATGCTTTCTTGAAAATTATGATGTGGACTCCGGTACAGCAAGATGCATTTATGATCGCTTTGTTGCGGTTCTTCGCGAAATGGATATAGCACTGTCCCGTGTCATTGGCCTGGGTTCAGATGGTGCAAGTGTAATGATGCGAAGGCATGGTGGGGTGGTTGCTTTGTTTAAGCAAGCAAATCCCTTTTCTATCCAGGTGCACTGCGTTGCCCACAGGGCTGCACTTGCTGCGCTGGACGCAGAGAAAGCTGTGGAAAACATCAGAGCTTACAAAAAACACGATCTCCTCGGTGTACTCCTTCTACAGACACTCTGCCACCAGAACAGCCCGGCTCCGCCAATTACCAGCTGCACTCAGTGATGAGGACATGGTCAGCCTCAAGCAGCCGTGCGCAGACCGCTGGCTATCCCTACACAGGGCTGTGGAGGCCATGAAGCACAACTGGGCAGCTGTGGCCATGGAAATTAATGAAGAGGCAGTCGGAGGAAATACCCAAGCACAAGGGCTGCTTGGTCAAATCCAGACATACAGCTTCATAGCCCTGACTCACGCACTGGCCGATCTACTACCAGtgatgacaaaactgaatttagtttttcagaaaGACAACGTCAATCTTTCCAGCATCCGGCCAATAGTGCAAGCATCTgacgcagcatttagacacttaCGAGATGTCCCCGGTCCAGAAGAGGAAACATTCCATGCAGGATATAAAGACGGCACATACAAGGATGTCAAATTGACCAATTCAAGCGACCACTTCATTGAAGCTTTCAAAGAAGCCAGAGAACGCTATGTTCAACATCTGATAGATGCCTTGCTAGATCGGTTCCCCGAGGATTGCATGTATGTACTTCACTGCCTTGATGCCCTTCTGAACCCCTCTAGATATCCGCAGACACATATTGGTAAGTAGGAGATGTTGATATATTATatgggtcattctacagaaatGTCCA
Above is a window of Carassius auratus strain Wakin unplaced genomic scaffold, ASM336829v1 scaf_tig00004420, whole genome shotgun sequence DNA encoding:
- the LOC113070464 gene encoding zinc finger protein 862-like; this encodes MVSLKQPCADRWLSLHRAVEAMKHNWAAVAMEINEEAVGGNTQAQGLLGQIQTYSFIALTHALADLLPVMTKLNLVFQKDNVNLSSIRPIVQASDAAFRHLRDVPGPEEETFHAGYKDGTYKDVKLTNSSDHFIEAFKEARERYVQHLIDALLDRFPEDCMYVLHCLDALLNPSRYPQTHIALQEYAEPVIRRIICHFTSLESADTAPLIDTVSLRCDALAVMTVLRGYGGLHFSTACEVLIRDFNEMYPEWTKLAKIACVIAVSSVPAERGFSLQNRIKTKQRSRLAENKVARLMRIANCGETLGSFDFKSPAAQFSTAKKHKK